A genomic region of Friedmanniella luteola contains the following coding sequences:
- a CDS encoding AfsR/SARP family transcriptional regulator, translating to MSDQTLRTHAMTQRLLALLALRPRLQRRKVAAALWPEVSEERAAGNLRTLLWRLQSLRSELLCLDDQTIGLSDNVCVDVHELEHLQSRLISSPASAPPLARLAELLGRELLPGWSEDWVIFERERLRQRDLHLWERLADWQLHHDQCWDALEMALSIVEREPLRESAHRLVIKVHLQEGNASEAMRAYAQYCAMAQRELGIGPSSELRALRAQMAVL from the coding sequence GTGTCCGACCAGACGCTCCGCACCCACGCCATGACCCAGAGGCTGCTGGCCCTCCTGGCGCTGCGACCTCGACTGCAGAGGCGCAAGGTGGCCGCGGCGCTGTGGCCCGAGGTGTCGGAGGAACGAGCGGCGGGCAACCTGCGGACCCTGCTGTGGCGACTGCAGAGCCTGCGTTCCGAGCTGCTCTGCCTCGACGACCAGACGATCGGTCTGTCGGACAACGTCTGCGTCGACGTGCACGAGCTCGAGCACCTCCAGAGCCGCCTGATCAGCTCTCCGGCTTCCGCCCCTCCGCTGGCCCGGTTGGCGGAGCTGCTGGGCCGGGAACTGCTGCCGGGCTGGTCGGAGGACTGGGTGATCTTCGAGCGCGAACGTCTGCGGCAGCGGGACCTGCACCTCTGGGAACGCCTGGCGGACTGGCAGCTGCACCACGACCAGTGCTGGGACGCCCTCGAGATGGCCCTCTCGATCGTCGAGCGGGAGCCGTTGCGCGAGAGCGCGCACCGCCTGGTCATCAAGGTCCACCTGCAGGAGGGCAACGCCTCGGAGGCGATGCGGGCCTACGCCCAGTACTGCGCGATGGCGCAGCGGGAGCTCGGGATCGGTCCCAGCTCGGAGCTGAGGGCGCTCCGGGCCCAGATGGCGGTCCTCTGA
- a CDS encoding helix-turn-helix transcriptional regulator, which translates to MDNRTEVREFLTSRRAKVTPEQAGVPQFGHRRVPGLRRSEVASLAGVSVEYYAKLERGSLGGVSAGVLDALARALRLDDAERRHLFLLAQAADGTSAAMRPRRGGGRAWSVRPALQWVLDAITTGPAIIGNERSDLLAANHLGRALYADLLADPTRPPNFARFTFLDPAARRFFPDWELAADMSVANLRTAAGQHPHDKDLHDLVGELSTCSDAFRRRWGSHDVRTHGSGVKHYHHHVVGDLELSYLSSDLRADPGLSLTIYAAEPGSPTAEALALLASWAATDEGGRPTHGTVVGLQP; encoded by the coding sequence ATGGACAACCGAACGGAGGTCCGCGAGTTCCTGACCTCGCGGCGGGCCAAGGTCACTCCTGAGCAGGCCGGTGTGCCCCAGTTCGGGCACCGCCGCGTCCCGGGTCTGCGGCGCAGCGAGGTCGCCTCGCTGGCGGGGGTGAGCGTCGAGTACTACGCCAAGCTCGAGCGCGGATCCCTCGGTGGCGTCTCAGCCGGCGTCCTCGACGCGCTGGCCCGCGCCCTGCGGCTCGACGACGCCGAGCGCCGCCACCTGTTCCTCCTCGCCCAGGCGGCCGACGGCACCAGCGCGGCCATGCGGCCACGTCGTGGCGGTGGGAGGGCGTGGAGCGTCCGGCCGGCCCTGCAGTGGGTGCTGGACGCCATCACCACCGGCCCGGCGATCATCGGCAACGAACGGTCCGACCTGCTGGCCGCCAACCACCTGGGCCGCGCCCTCTACGCCGATCTCCTCGCCGACCCGACCCGGCCGCCCAACTTCGCCCGCTTCACCTTCCTCGACCCAGCGGCCCGACGCTTCTTCCCCGACTGGGAGCTGGCCGCCGACATGTCGGTGGCCAACCTGCGCACCGCCGCCGGCCAGCACCCCCACGACAAGGACCTCCACGACCTCGTCGGCGAGCTCTCCACCTGCAGCGACGCGTTCCGCCGGCGGTGGGGCTCCCACGACGTCCGCACCCACGGCTCCGGCGTCAAGCACTACCACCACCACGTCGTCGGCGACCTCGAGCTCAGCTACCTGAGCTCCGACCTCCGCGCCGACCCCGGGCTCAGCCTCACGATCTACGCCGCCGAACCGGGTTCCCCGACCGCGGAGGCCCTGGCTCTGCTGGCCTCCTGGGCCGCCACCGACGAGGGGGGTCGGCCCACCCACGGGACGGTCGTCGGCCTGCAGCCGTGA
- a CDS encoding VOC family protein, whose protein sequence is MLNTISISQIFVPDQDAALHFYVDQLGFEVQTDLQFGPMRFLTVALPSDPGHAVLLEKPGPPGYSDDTAVQVRDLISKGAAGGHLFFTTTDAHKTHAELQERGVELPESPTEQPYGIDFGFRDPFGNHLRVAQMTPTPSS, encoded by the coding sequence ATGCTGAACACCATCTCGATCTCCCAGATCTTCGTCCCCGACCAGGACGCCGCCCTGCACTTCTACGTCGACCAGCTCGGCTTCGAGGTCCAGACCGACCTGCAGTTCGGTCCGATGCGCTTCCTGACCGTCGCCCTGCCCAGCGACCCCGGCCACGCGGTGCTGCTGGAGAAGCCGGGCCCTCCCGGCTACAGCGACGACACCGCCGTGCAGGTCCGCGACCTCATCTCGAAGGGCGCGGCCGGCGGGCACCTCTTCTTCACCACCACCGACGCCCACAAGACCCACGCCGAGCTGCAGGAGCGCGGGGTGGAGCTGCCGGAGTCCCCGACCGAGCAGCCCTACGGCATCGACTTCGGCTTCCGCGACCCGTTCGGCAACCACCTCCGGGTCGCGCAGATGACGCCCACCCCGTCGTCCTGA
- a CDS encoding phosphotransferase yields the protein MTELFRSGHLSVVIGLRLADAREVVVKVRPASSRTAGCVEVQRRLFAAGYPCPEPLTGAAPLGDGVATAEAHVPGGDPLPGAEHAARRSAEAFARLIRLAPRPDEVPSLVPVPSWAAWDHAGPGPWPRPEGVEVDLDAVEGAGWLDRAGSQARARLRVGGAEVVIGHCDWLADNVRWRGDELLVVHDWDSAVAADEAVLVGLAAALYSPVSTHALATVEETDRFLGAYRDARPGALTAHGLERAWAAGVWTRAYDAKDQHVAGHPITSLSETEARARLRRAGID from the coding sequence GTGACGGAGCTGTTCCGGTCCGGCCACCTGTCGGTGGTGATCGGGCTGCGCCTGGCCGACGCGCGCGAGGTCGTGGTCAAGGTGCGGCCGGCCTCGTCGCGGACCGCCGGCTGCGTCGAGGTCCAGCGGCGCCTGTTCGCCGCCGGCTACCCCTGTCCGGAGCCGCTCACGGGGGCAGCCCCGCTCGGGGACGGCGTGGCCACCGCGGAGGCGCACGTGCCCGGCGGCGACCCGCTCCCCGGCGCGGAGCACGCGGCCCGTCGCTCGGCGGAGGCGTTCGCACGGCTCATCCGGCTGGCCCCCCGGCCGGATGAGGTGCCCTCGCTGGTCCCGGTGCCGTCGTGGGCGGCGTGGGACCACGCCGGACCCGGTCCGTGGCCACGGCCCGAGGGCGTCGAGGTCGACCTCGACGCGGTCGAGGGAGCGGGATGGCTCGACCGAGCCGGCAGCCAGGCCCGTGCCCGGCTGCGCGTGGGCGGGGCCGAGGTCGTGATCGGCCACTGCGACTGGCTGGCCGACAACGTGCGGTGGCGGGGCGACGAGCTCCTGGTCGTGCACGACTGGGACAGCGCGGTCGCCGCCGACGAAGCGGTCCTCGTCGGGCTGGCCGCCGCGCTGTACTCACCGGTCAGCACGCACGCCCTGGCCACCGTCGAGGAGACCGACCGCTTCCTCGGTGCCTACCGGGACGCCCGCCCCGGCGCCCTCACCGCCCACGGGCTCGAGCGGGCGTGGGCGGCCGGCGTCTGGACACGGGCCTACGACGCGAAGGACCAGCACGTCGCCGGGCACCCGATCACCTCGCTGTCGGAGACCGAGGCCCGCGCGCGCCTGCGCCGTGCGGGGATCGACTAG
- a CDS encoding helix-turn-helix domain-containing protein: protein MSRSSEDSNRRMLRARDAMDRSYAEPLDVPTLARLAHVSEAHFIRTFRATFGETPNRYLQRRRIERAMFLLRSTEDTVTDICMTVGFSSLGTFSRVFSEIVGEPPSAYRRRGPLAPVPSCFAMAWLRPASNTAVSEKPAATPGP from the coding sequence GTGAGCCGATCGAGCGAGGACTCCAACCGGCGGATGCTGCGGGCTCGGGACGCGATGGACCGCAGCTACGCGGAGCCGCTCGACGTCCCCACCCTGGCCCGGCTGGCGCACGTCTCCGAGGCGCACTTCATCCGGACCTTCCGGGCCACCTTCGGTGAGACGCCCAACCGGTACCTGCAGCGGCGCCGGATCGAGCGGGCGATGTTCCTGCTCCGCAGCACGGAGGACACGGTCACCGACATCTGCATGACGGTCGGCTTCTCGAGCCTGGGCACGTTCAGCCGCGTGTTCTCCGAGATCGTCGGGGAGCCCCCCAGCGCCTACCGCCGCCGCGGACCGCTGGCCCCGGTGCCGAGCTGCTTCGCCATGGCCTGGTTGCGTCCCGCGTCGAACACCGCAGTTTCGGAGAAGCCGGCCGCCACGCCCGGCCCCTAG
- a CDS encoding elongation factor G: MLPRALNLGILAHVDAGKTTLSERLLHAAGVIEEVGRVDHGTTVTDSLDLERRRGITIRAAVAALEIAGVAVNLVDTPGHPDFIAEVERVLDVLDGAVLVVSAVEGVQPQTRVLLRALQHRGIPCLVFVNKVDRRGADVVGVQAEIGRRLGLRTVAMGRVDGEGTAGAAAVGFRADDPDLLGPLAEVLADLDEHLLQEYVEHELSSGPALWRAELVRQTRRGLVHPLFVGSALTGTGVGALVDGIGEFLPAASGDPDGPVRGSIFKIERGHAAEKVCYLRMVSGSVRLRDQVNDAGDKVSAIQIFERGRWTGGDHLPAPLIGKVWGLAGARVGDAVGERQSRRPGHEFGLPMLESVIHPVHEDDQVALRTALAQLAEQDPLIDVRVDERHAELAVSLYGEVQREVLQATLADDYGLDVVLRPATPLYVERPRRVGTAAEVLFGPGNPFRATVGLRVAPSPPGAGVTFSSEVDHRAVPLYVYRTMEDFTRAMEHHVADTLREGLSGWPVTDCAVTLVRSGYSSPDGPPSSNGPLSTAADFRKLTPMVLMAALEQAGTAVHTPVSRVRVQAPTATTGGLLTALGRLAAEIDAPAVLGDDVVLEAVLPALDVQRLRRALPTLTSGHGFLDAEPAGHRPVRGTPPRRRRTRVDPRDREAYIAAVRPS; encoded by the coding sequence GTGCTGCCACGCGCTCTCAACCTCGGCATCCTGGCCCATGTCGACGCCGGTAAGACCACCCTCTCCGAGCGGCTGCTGCACGCAGCCGGGGTGATCGAGGAGGTCGGCCGCGTCGACCACGGGACGACCGTCACCGACTCGCTGGACCTCGAACGGCGCCGCGGCATCACCATCCGGGCCGCGGTGGCCGCCCTGGAGATCGCCGGCGTCGCCGTCAACCTGGTCGACACCCCGGGCCACCCCGACTTCATCGCCGAGGTCGAGCGGGTGCTGGACGTGCTGGACGGCGCGGTCCTGGTCGTGTCGGCCGTCGAAGGGGTCCAGCCCCAGACGCGGGTGCTGCTCCGCGCCCTGCAGCACCGAGGCATCCCCTGCCTCGTCTTCGTCAACAAGGTGGACCGGCGCGGCGCCGACGTGGTCGGCGTCCAGGCCGAGATCGGACGTCGTCTCGGCCTCCGCACCGTGGCGATGGGCCGGGTGGACGGCGAGGGGACGGCCGGGGCGGCGGCGGTCGGCTTCCGCGCCGACGATCCCGACCTCCTCGGGCCCCTGGCCGAGGTGCTCGCCGACCTCGACGAGCACCTGCTGCAGGAGTACGTCGAGCACGAGCTGAGCTCCGGGCCCGCCCTCTGGCGCGCCGAGCTGGTCCGGCAGACCCGGCGGGGCCTGGTCCACCCGCTGTTCGTCGGCTCCGCCCTCACCGGCACCGGCGTCGGCGCCCTCGTCGACGGGATCGGGGAGTTCCTGCCGGCGGCGAGCGGCGACCCGGACGGCCCGGTCCGCGGCAGCATCTTCAAGATCGAGCGCGGGCACGCCGCCGAGAAGGTCTGCTACCTGCGGATGGTCTCGGGGAGCGTCCGGCTGCGCGACCAGGTGAACGACGCCGGGGACAAGGTCAGTGCGATCCAGATCTTCGAGCGCGGCCGCTGGACCGGCGGCGACCACCTCCCCGCGCCCCTGATCGGCAAGGTGTGGGGGCTGGCCGGCGCGCGGGTGGGGGACGCGGTCGGCGAGCGGCAGAGCCGACGACCCGGGCACGAGTTCGGGTTGCCGATGCTGGAGTCGGTCATCCACCCGGTCCACGAGGACGACCAGGTGGCGCTGCGCACCGCGCTCGCCCAGCTGGCCGAGCAGGACCCGCTGATCGACGTGCGGGTGGACGAGCGGCACGCCGAGCTCGCCGTGTCGCTGTACGGGGAGGTCCAGCGGGAGGTGCTCCAGGCGACCCTGGCGGACGACTACGGCCTCGACGTCGTGCTGCGGCCCGCCACCCCGCTCTACGTCGAACGGCCGCGCCGGGTCGGCACGGCCGCCGAGGTGCTGTTCGGGCCCGGCAACCCGTTCCGCGCGACGGTGGGTCTGCGGGTGGCCCCGAGCCCCCCGGGAGCAGGGGTCACCTTCTCCTCCGAGGTCGACCACCGGGCGGTGCCGCTGTACGTCTACCGGACGATGGAGGACTTCACCCGCGCCATGGAGCACCACGTCGCCGACACCCTGCGGGAGGGCCTGTCGGGCTGGCCGGTCACCGACTGCGCGGTGACCCTGGTCCGGTCCGGGTACAGCTCACCCGACGGCCCGCCCTCCAGCAACGGGCCCCTCAGCACGGCCGCCGACTTCCGGAAGCTGACCCCGATGGTCCTGATGGCGGCCCTCGAGCAGGCGGGGACCGCCGTCCACACGCCGGTGAGCCGGGTCCGGGTCCAGGCGCCGACGGCGACCACCGGAGGGCTGCTGACCGCGCTCGGCCGGCTCGCCGCCGAGATCGACGCCCCGGCCGTCCTCGGGGACGACGTCGTGCTCGAGGCCGTGCTGCCCGCCCTGGACGTGCAGCGGCTCCGCCGGGCCCTGCCCACCCTCACCAGCGGTCACGGGTTCCTGGACGCCGAGCCGGCCGGCCACCGACCGGTCCGGGGCACCCCGCCACGGCGCCGCCGCACCCGGGTCGACCCGCGGGACCGCGAGGCCTACATCGCCGCCGTCCGTCCCAGCTGA
- a CDS encoding helix-turn-helix domain-containing protein has product MTPIAGRMVELVEPTGAVPHPTDEPNEAMFAPGPTTFGHLHHLPAAQLAAVVDGMRDRGLIGDDGWRSGPRGRAAVESLTDDLAARPHQSLAADELDELMATLEPLATLLRAAED; this is encoded by the coding sequence ATGACCCCGATCGCCGGCCGCATGGTCGAGCTGGTCGAGCCGACCGGGGCCGTTCCCCACCCGACCGACGAACCGAACGAGGCGATGTTCGCCCCGGGCCCCACGACGTTCGGGCACCTCCACCACCTCCCGGCGGCGCAGCTCGCCGCCGTGGTGGACGGGATGCGCGACCGGGGCCTCATCGGGGACGACGGCTGGCGGAGCGGGCCACGCGGTCGAGCAGCGGTCGAGTCGCTCACCGACGACCTCGCGGCGCGGCCCCACCAGAGCCTGGCGGCGGACGAGCTCGACGAGCTCATGGCCACGCTGGAGCCGCTCGCGACGCTGCTGCGCGCCGCCGAGGACTGA
- a CDS encoding cyclophilin-like fold protein, giving the protein MNTVERRSRADLCRAAALIPTTALLVVATLALAAVDRALPPVPAPVAAPTVGRPAPPPAGQTRAVLQLADGPVDIALEDTSAGRQLAALLPLRLTFRDPMGQAKSARLPRPLTVPGSDRVLDPEGGALYYWPPSQDLAILYDDLGQTVPPPGLVRLGTVTSGLTLTASAGIRFVALLRPA; this is encoded by the coding sequence ATGAACACCGTCGAGCGCCGCTCCCGGGCAGACCTCTGCCGCGCGGCCGCGCTGATCCCCACCACCGCGCTGCTCGTCGTGGCCACGCTGGCGCTGGCCGCCGTCGACCGGGCGCTCCCGCCGGTCCCCGCCCCCGTCGCCGCGCCCACCGTCGGCCGTCCGGCCCCGCCACCGGCAGGTCAGACGCGGGCGGTGCTGCAGCTGGCCGACGGCCCGGTCGACATCGCGCTCGAGGACACGTCAGCAGGCCGGCAGCTCGCAGCCCTGCTGCCACTGCGGCTGACGTTCCGCGACCCGATGGGTCAGGCGAAGTCAGCCCGGCTGCCGCGCCCGCTCACCGTCCCGGGCTCCGACCGGGTCCTCGACCCCGAGGGAGGCGCGCTGTACTACTGGCCGCCCAGCCAGGACCTCGCCATCCTGTACGACGACCTCGGCCAGACCGTGCCCCCGCCCGGTCTGGTCCGGCTCGGCACCGTGACGAGCGGCCTGACCCTGACCGCCTCCGCCGGGATCCGGTTCGTCGCGCTCCTCCGACCGGCCTAG
- a CDS encoding (R)-mandelonitrile lyase — MELIRSSTATGTGKGPAEWFTGDVYIDAVATASPPSRVTANLVHFMPGARTAWHRHPLGQSLFVTEGVGLVQRRGGPVETIQPGDRVHIEPDEEHWHGASATRLMVHLALNEVDDDHPAAHWGDHVTDAEYTATSA, encoded by the coding sequence ATGGAGCTCATCCGCAGCAGCACCGCCACCGGGACCGGGAAGGGACCGGCCGAGTGGTTCACCGGTGACGTCTACATCGACGCCGTCGCCACCGCCTCGCCACCCTCGCGGGTGACGGCCAACCTGGTCCACTTCATGCCCGGCGCCCGGACGGCGTGGCACCGCCACCCGCTCGGCCAGAGCCTGTTCGTCACCGAGGGCGTCGGCCTGGTGCAGCGCCGCGGGGGGCCCGTCGAGACGATCCAGCCGGGCGACCGCGTCCACATCGAGCCGGACGAGGAGCACTGGCACGGAGCCAGCGCGACCCGGCTGATGGTGCACCTCGCCCTCAACGAGGTCGACGACGACCACCCCGCCGCCCACTGGGGCGACCACGTGACCGACGCCGAGTACACGGCCACCTCGGCGTAG
- a CDS encoding multidrug effflux MFS transporter yields the protein MNEPTTTAPAHLGYCPDCEYLGDHPEIEPGLDPGQARLTSAVVATVVFLTAIAPLATDMYVPAFPRVAAELGGSATQVQLTLTTFFVGMALGQLVGGPVSDQRGRRRPLLAAVLVMTLASIACALTPTIGVMMAARFVQGFAGGWAMVIGRAVVVDLATGARLVRVLNVIAGVGGIAPIVGPLLGAVILQLSDWRVSFWVVASLGVLMTGCVLAAVPETLPPARRHGGGLRAFARAGRQVLRNRRYVGYLVVCGSAMGALFAYVATSAFVLQSMNGLSPVAYSVDFAANACGMTVAALVAARLAGRVATRSVILVGQVAALAAGAAMLIGALWFDTPLPVVVASFFVLMTAQGLIGGNAGALASAEVPDHPGTGSALLGFVQWVAAGTIAPLAGLGGEQTAVPMAVLMIAGAAVSLLGLLVLARR from the coding sequence GTGAACGAGCCGACGACGACCGCCCCGGCGCACCTCGGCTACTGCCCCGACTGCGAGTACCTGGGCGACCACCCCGAGATCGAGCCGGGCCTCGACCCTGGCCAGGCCCGCCTCACCTCTGCCGTGGTGGCGACCGTGGTCTTCCTGACCGCCATCGCACCGCTGGCCACGGACATGTACGTCCCGGCGTTCCCCCGCGTCGCGGCCGAGCTGGGCGGGAGCGCCACGCAGGTCCAGCTGACCCTGACCACCTTCTTCGTCGGCATGGCCCTCGGCCAGCTGGTCGGCGGCCCCGTCTCGGACCAGCGCGGTCGCCGCCGACCCCTGCTCGCCGCCGTGCTGGTCATGACCCTCGCCTCGATCGCGTGCGCGCTGACCCCGACGATCGGGGTGATGATGGCCGCCCGCTTCGTCCAGGGCTTCGCCGGCGGCTGGGCCATGGTGATCGGCCGAGCCGTCGTCGTCGACCTGGCCACCGGCGCCCGGCTGGTGCGGGTGCTGAACGTCATCGCCGGCGTCGGCGGCATCGCCCCGATCGTCGGGCCGCTCCTGGGCGCAGTCATCCTGCAGCTCTCGGACTGGCGGGTGTCCTTCTGGGTCGTCGCCAGCCTGGGCGTGCTGATGACCGGCTGCGTCCTGGCCGCGGTGCCCGAGACGCTGCCGCCGGCCCGCCGCCACGGCGGCGGGCTCCGCGCCTTCGCCCGCGCCGGACGGCAGGTGCTGCGCAACCGCCGCTACGTGGGGTACCTGGTGGTCTGCGGGTCGGCCATGGGCGCGCTGTTCGCCTACGTCGCCACCTCGGCGTTCGTGCTGCAGTCGATGAACGGCCTGTCGCCCGTCGCCTACTCGGTCGACTTCGCGGCCAACGCCTGCGGCATGACCGTCGCAGCCCTGGTGGCCGCCCGCCTCGCTGGCCGGGTGGCCACCCGGTCGGTCATCCTGGTCGGCCAGGTGGCCGCCCTCGCCGCGGGCGCTGCCATGTTGATCGGCGCCCTCTGGTTCGACACGCCGCTCCCGGTGGTGGTCGCCAGCTTCTTCGTGCTGATGACCGCCCAGGGCCTCATCGGCGGCAACGCCGGAGCCCTGGCCTCGGCCGAGGTCCCCGACCACCCCGGCACCGGCTCGGCGCTCCTCGGGTTCGTCCAGTGGGTCGCCGCCGGCACCATCGCCCCCCTGGCCGGCCTCGGCGGTGAGCAGACCGCCGTCCCGATGGCCGTCCTGATGATCGCCGGCGCTGCCGTGTCCCTGCTGGGGCTGCTGGTGCTCGCGCGACGCTGA